The following coding sequences lie in one Paenibacillus durus ATCC 35681 genomic window:
- a CDS encoding molecular chaperone, which yields MTTVTVPPLNVSEAFNHWLECRGLIYQLFTDFFGRRPTLSRIAQWSSNRQIGAAAEMSEGGRELKRYLHSQNPHDLLKVCEKEAAEYDRLMRDETVIGFKPREAALLGEAEEFCNVISDVYASAGIVFKKCGDEADDHIAIELEFMAVLHDRMLYNSFSARSAMEQLSTQENFLREHLLLWVPEFCERLNSATDSPLYRGLSRMLEEFLPYDLHMLESWKAYLESAAAAR from the coding sequence ATGACCACAGTGACCGTTCCTCCCCTTAACGTTTCGGAAGCCTTCAACCATTGGCTGGAATGCAGGGGATTGATATACCAGCTGTTTACTGATTTTTTCGGAAGAAGACCGACTCTGTCGCGAATCGCGCAGTGGAGCAGCAACCGGCAAATCGGCGCTGCTGCGGAGATGTCGGAGGGAGGGCGTGAGCTGAAGCGCTACTTGCACAGCCAGAATCCGCATGATCTTCTTAAGGTCTGCGAGAAAGAGGCTGCGGAATACGACCGGTTGATGCGTGACGAAACCGTGATCGGCTTTAAGCCGAGAGAAGCGGCCCTGCTTGGAGAAGCGGAGGAATTCTGCAACGTCATTTCCGATGTGTATGCGTCAGCAGGCATCGTGTTCAAAAAATGCGGCGACGAAGCCGACGATCACATTGCCATCGAGCTGGAGTTTATGGCCGTGCTTCACGATCGTATGCTGTATAACAGCTTTTCCGCCCGAAGCGCGATGGAACAGCTGAGCACCCAGGAGAATTTCCTCAGGGAGCATTTGCTGCTCTGGGTGCCTGAATTCTGCGAAAGATTGAATTCGGCGACCGACAGCCCGCTGTACCGGGGATTATCCCGCATGTTGGAGGAGTTTCTTCCTTATGATCTACATATGCTAGAGTCCTGGAAAGCTTATCTGGAGAGCGCAGCGGCGGCGAGGTAG
- the moaA gene encoding GTP 3',8-cyclase MoaA, whose product MELLTDPFGRVHDYMRISVTDRCNLRCIYCMPAEGMHFQPHDEIMSYEEITAVVKALAPAGLRKVRLTGGEPLVRKELERLVAMLSSIPGIEDISLTTNGLLLPAKAAALKAAGLSRVNISLDSLRQERYSMITRGGDVAKVLKGIEAAQAAGLSPIKLNVVLMKGINDDEIKDFIALTLNHPLNVRFIEYMPIGSATDAWRQSYLPLERVLEACREAGWETEKAHAPAGNGPSQDSRVVGAKGTFGLIHPVSEHFCDNCNRLRLTADGHIKACLYWSDEYNVRPLTNDPEAVRGLFRKALGGKPHNHEMALALEKKAQSHTPTSRRMSQIGG is encoded by the coding sequence ATGGAACTGCTGACAGACCCTTTTGGACGCGTACACGATTATATGCGCATTTCGGTTACAGACCGCTGCAATCTGCGCTGTATTTATTGTATGCCTGCGGAAGGAATGCATTTCCAGCCGCATGACGAGATCATGAGCTATGAAGAAATCACCGCTGTCGTGAAGGCGCTCGCTCCGGCCGGACTCCGCAAAGTGCGCCTTACCGGCGGTGAGCCGCTGGTACGCAAAGAATTAGAGCGGCTGGTCGCCATGCTGTCCTCCATTCCGGGCATTGAGGATATTTCACTTACCACCAACGGCCTGCTGCTGCCCGCCAAAGCGGCGGCGCTCAAGGCAGCCGGTCTTTCGAGGGTAAATATCAGCCTCGACTCCCTGCGGCAGGAGCGCTACTCGATGATTACGCGCGGCGGCGATGTAGCCAAGGTGCTGAAAGGAATCGAGGCGGCGCAAGCCGCGGGGCTCTCGCCCATTAAGCTTAATGTGGTACTCATGAAGGGCATCAACGATGACGAAATCAAGGATTTTATCGCCCTTACTCTAAATCATCCGCTGAATGTGCGGTTTATCGAATATATGCCGATCGGCAGCGCGACCGACGCCTGGCGGCAGTCGTACCTGCCTCTGGAAAGAGTGCTCGAAGCCTGCCGCGAAGCCGGATGGGAGACTGAGAAAGCCCATGCGCCTGCCGGAAACGGCCCGTCCCAAGACAGCCGTGTCGTCGGCGCTAAAGGCACATTCGGTCTGATTCATCCGGTAAGCGAGCATTTCTGCGACAACTGCAACCGGCTGCGCCTTACGGCAGACGGCCATATCAAAGCCTGCCTGTACTGGTCCGACGAATACAACGTGCGGCCGCTGACGAATGATCCGGAGGCCGTCCGCGGTTTATTCCGCAAGGCACTCGGAGGCAAGCCCCATAACCACGAAATGGCGCTGGCGCTGGAGAAGAAAGCCCAGAGCCATACGCCTACGAGCCGCCGCATGTCGCAAATCGGCGGTTAA
- a CDS encoding LysE/ArgO family amino acid transporter — MMEAVIHGMVLAIGLILPLGAQNIFVFNQGALQPRYKGALPAIITAALCDTLLIFAAVGGVSLAVLSLTWLTPFIYGAGVVFLAVMGWKILRGSRAGERAVILPSKEQIAFALSVSLLNPHALMDTVGVIGTSSLQYGGAERWAFAAAAAGVSWLWFMALAAAGSALGKADPSGRLVRALNIASALLLWAMAGYMARQLWSLLAA, encoded by the coding sequence TTGATGGAAGCGGTCATTCATGGAATGGTATTGGCTATTGGCCTTATTCTGCCGCTTGGAGCGCAGAATATCTTTGTGTTTAACCAAGGGGCGCTGCAACCGCGATACAAAGGGGCGCTTCCCGCTATAATAACGGCGGCGCTGTGCGACACGCTGCTGATCTTCGCAGCCGTAGGGGGAGTGTCCCTGGCTGTACTGTCGCTAACTTGGCTGACGCCTTTCATTTACGGGGCGGGAGTCGTCTTTTTGGCCGTGATGGGCTGGAAAATCCTGCGGGGGAGCCGGGCGGGTGAACGCGCCGTTATTCTCCCTTCAAAAGAGCAGATCGCCTTTGCGCTGTCGGTATCGCTGCTGAATCCGCATGCTCTGATGGATACAGTGGGCGTGATCGGCACAAGCTCCCTGCAGTACGGCGGCGCGGAGCGCTGGGCGTTCGCCGCAGCCGCCGCCGGGGTGTCCTGGCTGTGGTTCATGGCCTTAGCCGCCGCCGGAAGCGCGCTCGGCAAGGCCGACCCCTCCGGCAGGCTGGTTCGGGCGCTGAACATTGCCTCGGCGCTGCTGCTGTGGGCGATGGCCGGATATATGGCCCGGCAGCTGTGGAGCCTGCTTGCGGCTTAA
- a CDS encoding PLP-dependent aminotransferase family protein, whose amino-acid sequence MQTRAPLPCSSLDQRSASASLADWRPDRDSPLPIYAQIAGYFRAKIGGGDWPEGMKLPPQRELARQLGVNRSTVVAALGQLAALGLIEGRQGGGTRVAGKEGTQKTAGSWNDYVEEGIHYPNLPAVQVINRLEFRPELLRLGTGELAPELLPDEQMRSILAELTREELPLAYEEPLGSLRLRRAVSKELGRTGIQAEPSSILILSGALQGIQLISLGLLPKGAAVLLEKPSYLYSIHSFQSAGVKLYGLPMDDRGLVTEGLEAQAAQAKAALLYTIPSFHNPTGILMDAERRRELMEKTAALGLPVLEDGAYQDLWLDAPPPLPLKALDRNGQVLHLVTLSKSASPGLRIGWVTGPEQVIRRLADIKMQTDYGASSLSQLAAAKWLEDGCHERHTGALRLMLRQRRDLMLELLERYFAGLAEWSKPSGGFYVWLRLSKSLPLPKLFRAALAEGLLLNTGDLYDRSDARHLRLSYAYASPSGLEQGIAKLAELVRRMERLS is encoded by the coding sequence ATGCAGACCCGGGCACCGCTGCCTTGCAGCAGCCTCGATCAGCGCAGCGCCAGCGCTTCTTTAGCGGATTGGCGTCCGGACCGGGACTCGCCGCTGCCGATATACGCGCAAATTGCCGGATATTTCCGGGCCAAAATCGGCGGCGGTGACTGGCCTGAAGGCATGAAGCTGCCGCCGCAGCGCGAGTTGGCCCGTCAGCTTGGCGTCAACCGCAGTACGGTTGTTGCCGCACTCGGCCAGCTGGCTGCGCTCGGGCTCATTGAAGGAAGACAAGGAGGAGGCACAAGGGTAGCGGGGAAAGAGGGAACGCAGAAGACGGCGGGAAGCTGGAACGATTACGTGGAGGAAGGCATCCATTATCCCAATTTGCCGGCCGTCCAGGTGATCAACCGTCTGGAATTTAGGCCGGAGCTGCTTCGGCTCGGAACCGGGGAGCTCGCCCCCGAGTTGCTGCCGGACGAGCAGATGCGCTCCATTCTCGCGGAGCTGACCCGTGAAGAGCTGCCGCTGGCGTATGAGGAGCCGCTCGGCAGTCTAAGGCTTCGGCGGGCGGTCAGCAAAGAGCTCGGGAGAACCGGCATTCAGGCGGAGCCGTCCTCGATTCTGATCCTCTCCGGGGCGCTTCAGGGCATTCAGCTTATCTCTCTCGGGCTGCTGCCGAAAGGGGCGGCCGTTCTATTGGAGAAGCCCTCTTATTTGTATTCCATTCATTCTTTCCAGTCGGCGGGGGTCAAGCTGTACGGCCTGCCCATGGACGATCGGGGTCTCGTAACGGAAGGGCTGGAAGCCCAGGCAGCCCAAGCCAAGGCGGCGCTGCTGTATACGATACCGTCCTTTCATAACCCGACCGGTATTCTTATGGACGCGGAGCGGCGGCGGGAACTGATGGAGAAGACGGCGGCGCTGGGACTACCCGTGCTGGAGGATGGCGCCTATCAGGACCTGTGGCTGGATGCGCCGCCGCCGCTGCCGCTCAAAGCGCTCGACCGGAATGGACAGGTGCTCCATCTGGTCACCCTGTCGAAATCCGCCAGTCCCGGACTGCGGATCGGCTGGGTGACCGGGCCCGAGCAGGTGATCCGGCGTCTCGCGGATATCAAAATGCAAACGGATTACGGCGCAAGCTCTCTCTCGCAGCTTGCGGCGGCCAAGTGGCTGGAGGACGGCTGCCACGAACGGCATACAGGCGCCCTGCGTCTTATGCTGCGCCAGCGCCGTGATCTGATGCTGGAGCTGCTGGAGCGTTATTTTGCTGGACTGGCGGAGTGGAGCAAGCCTTCCGGCGGCTTCTATGTATGGCTGCGTCTGAGCAAGTCCCTCCCGCTGCCGAAGCTGTTCCGCGCAGCGCTTGCGGAAGGGCTGCTGCTGAACACCGGCGATCTGTACGACCGTTCGGACGCAAGGCATCTGCGCCTTTCTTACGCCTATGCCTCACCATCAGGACTGGAACAGGGGATTGCCAAGCTGGCTGAGCTTGTCCGCCGGATGGAGCGGCTATCCTGA
- a CDS encoding HAMP domain-containing sensor histidine kinase, which produces MKRRKRASERAAPERAVRNRRPRQERSRQPAGGRGMKRLGRAVRGFLGMLAGFSSLIISWTASYFILRVLFQRFGAPSSVYVSQLLGMLLGFLILFCIGGLISLITYGKQNKFYSPILNAVRRISKGDFTAKVEDVERYGRMGELVEGINEMASELSRMETMRQDFISNVSHEIQSPLTSIRGFARALRREDLSRETREHYLDIIEAESARLSGLSDSLLKLSVLESGSFPLEAKPYRLDKQLRNILLACEPQWMGKGIEVEAELAEVTVTGAEDLLSQVWNNLLHNSIKFTPPGGKVMITARLIGTEAEVVVSDTGAGISKEDLPRIFERFYKADKARSAGAGGSGLGLSLVKKIVDLHLGEVRAESRLGEGTEIIVTLPLSVKEERERE; this is translated from the coding sequence ATGAAGCGGCGGAAGCGAGCGTCAGAGCGGGCGGCTCCGGAGCGGGCGGTCCGGAACCGCCGTCCGCGCCAGGAACGGTCCCGGCAGCCGGCCGGAGGGCGTGGAATGAAGCGGCTGGGGAGAGCCGTCCGGGGATTCCTCGGAATGCTGGCGGGCTTTTCGTCCCTCATCATCTCGTGGACGGCTTCCTACTTCATCTTGAGAGTACTGTTCCAGAGATTTGGCGCTCCTTCATCCGTCTATGTGTCACAGCTGCTGGGCATGCTGCTCGGATTTCTCATTCTGTTCTGCATTGGCGGACTGATCTCCCTGATTACGTATGGGAAGCAGAACAAATTTTATTCCCCGATTCTGAATGCCGTCCGGCGGATTTCCAAAGGGGATTTTACGGCCAAGGTGGAAGATGTCGAACGCTACGGACGAATGGGCGAACTCGTGGAAGGAATCAATGAAATGGCCAGCGAGCTGAGCCGGATGGAGACGATGCGGCAGGACTTCATCTCGAATGTATCGCATGAGATTCAGTCGCCGCTCACTTCCATTCGCGGCTTCGCCCGCGCACTGCGCCGCGAAGATCTCAGCCGGGAAACCCGGGAGCACTACTTGGATATTATCGAGGCCGAGAGCGCCCGGCTGTCGGGCCTTAGCGACAGCCTGCTCAAGCTGTCGGTGCTGGAGTCCGGCAGCTTTCCGTTAGAAGCGAAGCCCTACCGTCTTGACAAGCAGCTCCGGAACATCCTGCTGGCCTGCGAGCCGCAGTGGATGGGCAAAGGAATCGAAGTGGAGGCGGAGCTTGCTGAAGTAACGGTGACAGGGGCCGAAGACCTGCTCAGCCAGGTCTGGAACAACCTCCTGCATAACAGCATCAAGTTTACTCCGCCGGGCGGGAAGGTCATGATAACGGCGCGCCTGATTGGAACGGAAGCGGAGGTTGTTGTCTCTGATACCGGAGCGGGCATCTCCAAGGAGGACCTGCCCCGCATCTTCGAGCGGTTCTACAAGGCGGACAAAGCAAGAAGCGCGGGTGCCGGAGGCAGCGGACTGGGACTGTCGCTGGTGAAGAAGATTGTCGATCTTCACCTTGGAGAAGTCCGCGCCGAGAGCCGCCTTGGCGAGGGGACTGAGATTATCGTGACGCTGCCGCTGTCTGTGAAGGAAGAACGGGAGCGGGAGTAA
- a CDS encoding response regulator transcription factor — MAKILVVDDDPHIRELVAVFLKAEGMEVSEASDGKAALDFLADHTADMVILDVMMPNMDGWQLCRELRKDYDFPLLMLTAKGETSQIVKGFELGTDDYLVKPFEPPVLIARVKALLKRYQISAAQSVTVGRLKMNRRTYEIQSNDGDLTLPLKEYELLFRLASYPGQTLARERLIEEIWGYDFEGNERTLDVHINRLRERFPSERYGFAIRTVRGLGYRLESAE, encoded by the coding sequence ATGGCCAAAATACTGGTGGTGGACGACGATCCGCACATCCGCGAGTTGGTAGCCGTATTTTTGAAAGCTGAAGGCATGGAAGTGTCCGAGGCTTCCGATGGGAAAGCAGCGCTGGATTTTCTCGCGGATCACACCGCCGACATGGTGATTCTCGATGTCATGATGCCGAACATGGATGGCTGGCAGCTCTGCCGCGAACTGCGGAAGGATTACGATTTTCCGCTGCTCATGCTCACGGCCAAAGGCGAAACGTCGCAGATTGTGAAGGGCTTCGAGCTTGGGACCGACGATTATCTCGTCAAACCGTTTGAGCCGCCCGTGTTGATCGCCCGCGTCAAGGCGCTGCTGAAAAGGTATCAGATTTCCGCCGCCCAGAGCGTAACCGTCGGCAGGCTGAAGATGAACCGCAGAACCTACGAGATTCAATCCAATGACGGCGATCTGACGCTGCCCCTGAAAGAATACGAGCTGCTGTTCAGGCTGGCGAGCTACCCCGGACAGACGCTGGCGCGCGAGCGGTTGATCGAGGAGATCTGGGGCTATGACTTCGAGGGCAATGAACGCACGCTGGATGTGCATATCAATCGGCTGCGCGAACGCTTCCCGAGCGAGCGGTACGGATTCGCCATCCGCACCGTGCGCGGTCTCGGCTACCGGCTGGAGAGTGCGGAATGA